A segment of the Acidobacteriota bacterium genome:
CGCGTGAACGCGGCGTCGAAGGCGGAAGGGGAGGAGACCGAAGGAGAAGAGGAAGAGAAAGAGATTTCTGCGAATGAGAAGAGAGCGGCGGCCGCGACAAGGGCGAAGACGAAGCTTCTACGATGGCTCATGACCGCATCCTATTAGCCTTCTAAGAAATCTTCGCGCGAAGCGCGTCGTTCTCCATCCGGGCGCTCAGCGCGCGCGCTCAGCGCGCATGGCGGGACTGCTCGACCCAGAACCGGATTTCCGGAGGCCCCGCGAAGAGCGCCGGTCCCCGCTCGATGAACGCCTTGAGATGCGGCGTCTGGAAGTGCGGGCCGAGGTAGGCCTCGCGGCTCGACCATTCCTCGTAGAGGAGCACGCGCGTCGGATCCGCCGGATCCTGCAGGAGGCGGATCCCGAAGCAGTCCGGCTCCGAAGCCACGACCTTCGCGACGAGCGTGTCGAGCTCGAAAACGGCCTCCGCAGCGTGGTCGGGTTGGGCGCGGTACTCGATCAGGACGGTTACGTGCGGCGGCGTCATGCGGTGAACTCCTTGGCGAACCTGTGGGTCAGTCGATATCGGACTGGGCGCCCCGTCCGCTGCTAGAGTCCTGAGACCGTGTCCGCGCCGCAAGGTACTTCTCCTCTCGAGGAGTCCATTCCCGAGTTCACGTTCAAGGCCGTCGCCGCAGGCGTCGTGCTCGGCCTCGTCTTCGGCGCCGCGAACGCGTACCTCGGCCTGCGCGTCGGCCTGACGGTCTCGGCGTCGATCCCGGCCGCCGTCATGACGGTCGCGCTCTTCCGCCTCTTCGGCGCGAAGGGCTCGATCCTCGAGGCGAACCTCTCGCAGACGATCGGCTCCGCGTCGACGTCTCTCGCGACCGGGACGATCTTCACGATCCCCGCGCTCTTCCTCTGGGGCGTCGCGCCGCCCTACCTGCAGGTCGTCGTCCTCTGCTTCCTCGGCGCGCTCCTCGGCCTGTCCGCGATGATCCCGCTCCGGCGCCTCCTCATCGTCGACGCCCACGCGGAGCTGCCGTACCCGGAGGGAACCGCCTGCGCCGAGGTCCTGCGCGCGACGGCCGCGGACTCGAGCGGCAGCGTCTGGATCTTCCGCGGCATGGCGGTCGGGGCGGCCGTCAAGCTGATCGTCGGCCTCTTCGTCCTCGTGCCGGGCGAGGTCGGGATGGCGCTGCCGTTCCTTCCGAAGGCCGAGGTCGCCATCGAGCTTGCGCCCGCGCTTCTCGCCGTCGGCTTCATCCTCGGGTACCGCTCCTCCGGCGTCCTCGTCGCCGGTTCGGTCGTCTCCGCCCTCGTCCTCACCCCGCTCATCGCGTTCTTCGGCGCGAGCCTTTCGGCGCCGCTCTATCCCGAGACCACGAACCTGGTGTCCGCGATGACCGCGGGCCAGATCTGGTCGCGGTACGTGCGTTACATCGGCGCGGGCGCCGTCGCGACGGCGGGCATCCTGACCGTCCTCAGGAACCTCCCGACGATGGCGGGCGCGTTCCTCGCCGTGATCCGCGGCGTGCGCGGCGGCGGGGCTCACGCGGGGGGGCGGGAGCGCACCGACCGCGACCTGCCGGGCTGGTTCGTCTTCGGCGGCATCGCGGCCGTCGTCCTCGTCGCGGGCCTCGTCCCCGGCGTCTTCGCGGGCGGGATGGGTCCCCTTCAGCGGGCCGTGTGCGCGGCGGGCGTCGGGGTCTTCGGCGTTCTCTTCGTCGCGGTCGCGGCGCGCATCGTCGGGATCGTCGGCGTCTCCTCGCAGCCCACGTCCGGCATCACGCTCGTGACGCTCCTCGGCGTCGCCTCGCTCTTCGCGGCGGCGGGCTGGACCGACGGCGGCGCCCGCGCGGCGGTCCTCACGGTCGGGACGATCGTCGCGGTCGCGGCGTCGAAGGCCGGCGACATCTCGCAGGACCTCAAGACGGGCTGGCTCGTGGGCGCCACGCCCGCCCGCCAGCAGCTCGGCCAGCTCATCGGCGCCGCGTTCGCGTGCTGGGGCGTCGCGGCGACGGTCCTTCTCCTCGGGAACGTCTACACGTTCGGGACGAAGGAGATTCCGGCGCCGCAGGCGACGCTCATGAAGACCATCATCGAGGGCGTGCTGTCGGGCGCGCTGCCGTGGGGGCTCGTCCTTTCGGGCGCGGGCCTCTCGGTGGCCGTGATCCTGTGCGGGATCTCGGGCCTCGCCTTCGCCATCGGGGTCTACCTCCCGCTCGCCTCGATGGCGGCGATCTTCGCGGGCGGGTGCGCCCGGGCGCTCGTCGAGAGGGCGCGCAGGGGCCAGCCGGCTCCGGAGACCGACACGGGCGTCCTTGCGGCGTCCGGCC
Coding sequences within it:
- a CDS encoding oligopeptide transporter, OPT family, translating into MSAPQGTSPLEESIPEFTFKAVAAGVVLGLVFGAANAYLGLRVGLTVSASIPAAVMTVALFRLFGAKGSILEANLSQTIGSASTSLATGTIFTIPALFLWGVAPPYLQVVVLCFLGALLGLSAMIPLRRLLIVDAHAELPYPEGTACAEVLRATAADSSGSVWIFRGMAVGAAVKLIVGLFVLVPGEVGMALPFLPKAEVAIELAPALLAVGFILGYRSSGVLVAGSVVSALVLTPLIAFFGASLSAPLYPETTNLVSAMTAGQIWSRYVRYIGAGAVATAGILTVLRNLPTMAGAFLAVIRGVRGGGAHAGGRERTDRDLPGWFVFGGIAAVVLVAGLVPGVFAGGMGPLQRAVCAAGVGVFGVLFVAVAARIVGIVGVSSQPTSGITLVTLLGVASLFAAAGWTDGGARAAVLTVGTIVAVAASKAGDISQDLKTGWLVGATPARQQLGQLIGAAFACWGVAATVLLLGNVYTFGTKEIPAPQATLMKTIIEGVLSGALPWGLVLSGAGLSVAVILCGISGLAFAIGVYLPLASMAAIFAGGCARALVERARRGQPAPETDTGVLAASGLVAGEGLVGVVVAALVALGAASKGRPPFVGGVPGEAVTFALLLLVCAFLVRAGRRG
- a CDS encoding antibiotic biosynthesis monooxygenase, with protein sequence MTPPHVTVLIEYRAQPDHAAEAVFELDTLVAKVVASEPDCFGIRLLQDPADPTRVLLYEEWSSREAYLGPHFQTPHLKAFIERGPALFAGPPEIRFWVEQSRHAR